Proteins encoded by one window of Lycium barbarum isolate Lr01 chromosome 11, ASM1917538v2, whole genome shotgun sequence:
- the LOC132619444 gene encoding uncharacterized protein LOC132619444, whose protein sequence is MGDHLPRDLLTYIFSRLGVKQLCKLKCLPKEWLNTISSPHFKKQHLDQSKKRPTLSLISSPRSNYSFLSQLFWARLVMFLPNWLSGKNIDLQSLYQKDSSFAHAFWLCWSSLGYVSSTNEYKIVASYEGKVKYADGDFYTGFEESLCFNILTLKLEEETSVVGSWRDLLLSCTQYSGTCHQPIHINGFIYWLAFAKYNTLSSDHVRILEMNLENEEIKTFCCPNGFSDFGFSHLSEINGHLCLVQNKRDGHMLNIWMLMAHESEAWCLEYSIEVHESASHYNIIGYLPRNNESTGDILIRSLKGDLFCYETDTKSFKELQSLNIVEYKWCALFYDSFFSIGLPGN, encoded by the exons ATGGGTGATCATCTTCCACGGGATCTCTTGACCTACATATTCTCAAGACTTGGTGTCAAACAACTTTGTAAGCTCAAATGCCTCCCAAAAGAATGGCTTAATACAATTTCCAGTCCCCATTTCAAGAAACAACATCTCGATCAATCGAAGAAAAGGCCAACTCTGTCTCTTATCAGCTCTCCAAGAAGTAATTACTCGTTCTTGTCCCAACTC TTCTGGGCTAGACTTGTTATGTTTTTACCAAACTGGCTATCTGGGAAAAATATAGATTTGCAATCCCTTTACCAAAAAGACTCTAGCTTTGCCCATGCTTTTTGGCTTTGCTGGTCGAGCTTAGGCTATGTCTCTTCGACAAATGAGTACAAAATTGTAGCATCATATGAGGGGAAAGTGAAATATGCTGATGGGGATTTCTATACTGGTTTTGAAGAATCTTTGTGTTTCAATATCCTAACCCTTAAGCTAGAGGAAGAAACAAGTGTGGTAGGGTCATGGAGAGACTTGTTGTTGAGTTGCACACAATATTCTGGAACATGTCATCAACCAATCCACATCAACGGGTTCATTTATTGGCTTGCGTTTGCAAAATATAATACCTTAAGTAGTGATCATGTGAGAATTCTTGAAATGAACTTGGAAAATGAGGAAATAAAGACCTTCTGTTGTCCCAATGGCTTTAGTGACTTTGGGTTTTCACATTTGTCTGAGATAAATGGACATTTATGCTTGGTTCAGAATAAAAGGGATGGACATATGTTAAATATTTGGATGTTGATGGCCCATGAGAGTGAAGCATGGTGTCTAGAGTATAGTATTGAGGTTCATGAGAGTGCTTCTCACTACAATATTATTGGCTATTTACCAAGAAATAATGAGAGTACTGGAGACATCTTGATTAGGTCCTTAAAAGGTGATCTATTTTGCTATGAAACTGATACAAAAAGTTTCAAAGAATTGCAGAGTTTAAATATAGTGGAATATAAGTGGTGTGCTCTTTTCTATGACAGCTTCTTCTCTATAGGCCTGCCAGGAAATTAG